In Shouchella patagoniensis, the following are encoded in one genomic region:
- a CDS encoding ROK family protein, giving the protein MGLYIAIDIGGTAIKHAVMDSDSKIIISGSELTPKSGTREIYKTIDFVCKTYMDDFSIEGLALSVPGALEPASGWMYTSGAVKDFQEVHLKEAFAYLNIPIEMENDANCVALAERWKGNAQGIDNFSCFIIGTGIGGAVFINGQLYRGVKGMAGEYGLMKRYFTTDQTDKNVNFGEFSAMGPLMRRVNSDRTEPIDGQTLFKLYKAGDTKIKNTVSTFLDSVAVSCANIIACYAPQRILVGGGVSEEEIFLAEVQKRVRNLDPLLADLSEIKRCHFQNQAGMVGALYHFLITRNIIKAN; this is encoded by the coding sequence ATGGGGTTGTATATAGCAATTGACATTGGTGGTACGGCTATTAAACACGCAGTCATGGATTCCGATAGCAAGATCATTATAAGTGGATCAGAACTCACACCTAAAAGCGGGACGAGAGAAATATATAAAACAATTGATTTCGTTTGCAAAACATACATGGATGATTTTTCTATTGAAGGTCTTGCGCTTAGTGTACCTGGAGCGCTGGAGCCAGCATCTGGTTGGATGTATACAAGTGGTGCCGTTAAAGATTTTCAAGAAGTCCATCTAAAAGAAGCGTTTGCGTATTTAAACATACCAATTGAAATGGAGAATGACGCGAATTGCGTTGCTCTTGCAGAGAGATGGAAAGGGAACGCTCAAGGCATTGATAACTTTAGTTGCTTTATTATCGGAACTGGGATCGGAGGGGCGGTTTTTATAAATGGTCAACTTTACCGAGGTGTAAAAGGCATGGCTGGTGAATATGGTTTAATGAAACGTTATTTCACGACTGACCAAACCGATAAGAATGTTAATTTCGGAGAATTTTCGGCCATGGGACCATTAATGCGTAGAGTTAATTCGGATCGAACAGAACCTATCGATGGTCAGACTCTTTTCAAACTGTATAAAGCTGGAGACACGAAGATAAAAAATACGGTAAGCACTTTTCTTGATTCGGTTGCTGTTAGTTGCGCGAATATTATTGCTTGTTATGCGCCTCAACGAATATTGGTAGGTGGTGGAGTTTCGGAGGAAGAAATCTTTTTAGCGGAAGTGCAAAAAAGAGTTAGGAACCTTGACCCGTTGCTTGCAGATTTGTCGGAAATTAAACGATGTCACTTCCAAAATCAAGCAGGAATGGTAGGCGCCTTATATCATTTTCTAATAACTAGAAATATTATAAAAGCAAACTAG
- the hflX gene encoding GTPase HflX, producing the protein MYNQEKRDIQETIIVGVELQQDRDFVYSMEELVQLTEALDLRTVAQVSQKLQTPNHATYIGTGKVEELRAMCEELDVTLVIFNDELSPSQIRNLEKKLEVTVYDRTMLILDIFGERAKTKEAQLQVEIARLNYLLPRLVGMRASLSRQGGSGAGLANRGAGETKLELDRRKIESRINGLEKELEEVVARRDVQRQQRKKKGMPVVALVGYTNAGKSSLLNAMLNNEDLEHKRVFELDMLFATLDTSVRRVEWKKNLPFLMADTVGFVSKLPTHLIKAFRSTLEEAREADVLLHVVDYSNEHYEEMIQTTNETLKSMDIERPLIYVYNKIDLTLDPSTGIQGNEVFVSAKNKQGLDELVNMIGEIVFSDWSTYDFLIPYNEGKTVAYLNENAHVTSQVEKDDGWHIQAIVRKREMSDLKAYQI; encoded by the coding sequence ATGTACAATCAAGAAAAAAGAGATATCCAAGAAACAATTATTGTTGGTGTTGAATTACAACAAGATAGAGATTTTGTTTACTCAATGGAGGAACTTGTTCAATTAACTGAAGCTCTTGATTTAAGAACAGTTGCTCAGGTATCACAAAAATTGCAGACACCAAATCATGCTACGTACATTGGTACTGGAAAAGTAGAAGAGCTACGTGCAATGTGTGAAGAGTTAGATGTAACACTTGTTATATTTAATGATGAGCTTTCGCCTTCACAAATCAGGAATCTTGAAAAAAAGCTTGAGGTCACGGTATATGATCGCACAATGCTTATTCTCGATATATTTGGGGAACGTGCCAAAACAAAAGAAGCTCAACTTCAAGTTGAAATTGCACGGTTAAATTATCTATTACCAAGGTTAGTAGGTATGAGAGCATCATTAAGCAGACAAGGCGGAAGTGGCGCTGGTCTTGCAAACCGTGGAGCTGGTGAAACAAAATTAGAGCTAGATCGTCGAAAAATAGAAAGCCGTATAAATGGGTTAGAAAAAGAATTAGAAGAAGTGGTTGCTCGCAGAGATGTCCAACGGCAGCAACGTAAAAAGAAAGGTATGCCGGTTGTAGCTTTAGTAGGCTATACAAATGCAGGCAAGTCTTCATTATTAAATGCCATGTTAAATAATGAGGATTTAGAGCATAAACGAGTGTTCGAGCTGGATATGCTATTTGCAACACTTGATACTTCAGTCCGACGTGTAGAATGGAAGAAAAATCTACCTTTTCTAATGGCTGATACAGTTGGCTTTGTTTCCAAGTTACCAACACATTTAATAAAGGCATTTCGTTCAACGTTGGAAGAAGCACGTGAAGCAGATGTATTGCTTCATGTTGTTGATTATTCAAACGAACATTATGAAGAAATGATCCAAACGACAAATGAAACATTGAAGTCAATGGATATTGAACGTCCACTCATTTATGTGTATAACAAGATCGACCTAACACTTGATCCCAGTACTGGAATTCAAGGAAATGAAGTATTTGTTTCTGCAAAAAACAAGCAAGGTTTAGATGAGTTAGTAAATATGATAGGGGAAATTGTGTTTTCTGATTGGAGCACATATGATTTCCTTATCCCTTATAACGAAGGGAAAACAGTTGCTTATTTAAATGAAAATGCCCATGTGACGTCGCAGGTGGAAAAAGATGATGGTTGGCACATACAAGCAATTGTACGCAAGAGAGAGATGAGTGATCTTAAAGCATATCAAATATAA
- a CDS encoding alpha/beta fold hydrolase produces MKYEHKIIEANGHSFHMVCAGPKNGKLVLMLHGFPEFWFGFRHQINELADAGYYVVVPDQRGYNQSDKPQDIESYTLWTLRDDCEAFIDALGREKAILIGHDWGGAVAWHLAATRPERIEKLIAINIPHPADMPRVMIRKPSQLIRSAYMLLFQLPVIPEKLMASGRFHYMAKGLAMTGKNHAFMEYDLAKYQEAWKKPGALTGMLNWYRALRFQVQAGFKQIDLPINVPTHIIWGINDPFLSKRLAKESAKRCNEVDVSFIDGATHWVHHEEPEILNYLLLQSLKKRERKIQNK; encoded by the coding sequence ATGAAATATGAACACAAAATAATAGAAGCGAATGGACATAGCTTTCATATGGTTTGTGCAGGACCAAAAAATGGTAAGCTTGTATTGATGTTACACGGTTTTCCGGAGTTTTGGTTTGGCTTTCGGCATCAAATTAATGAGCTTGCGGATGCTGGTTATTATGTAGTGGTACCTGACCAACGCGGCTATAATCAGTCCGATAAGCCTCAAGATATAGAGTCATATACACTTTGGACACTCAGGGATGATTGTGAAGCGTTTATAGACGCTTTAGGTAGAGAGAAGGCTATATTGATTGGTCATGATTGGGGTGGAGCTGTAGCCTGGCATTTAGCGGCAACAAGACCGGAGAGAATAGAAAAATTAATTGCGATAAATATTCCTCACCCTGCAGATATGCCTCGTGTAATGATACGGAAGCCTAGCCAGTTAATCAGAAGTGCTTATATGCTTCTTTTTCAATTACCAGTTATTCCTGAAAAATTAATGGCAAGTGGACGGTTTCACTATATGGCAAAAGGGTTGGCAATGACCGGGAAGAATCATGCTTTTATGGAGTATGACTTAGCGAAGTATCAAGAAGCTTGGAAGAAACCTGGTGCATTAACAGGGATGTTGAATTGGTATCGTGCTTTAAGATTCCAAGTTCAAGCGGGCTTTAAGCAAATTGATTTACCAATAAACGTACCAACGCATATTATTTGGGGGATAAATGACCCTTTTTTATCTAAACGCTTAGCAAAAGAGAGTGCAAAACGTTGTAACGAAGTGGACGTATCCTTTATTGACGGGGCTACACATTGGGTGCATCATGAAGAACCTGAAATCCTAAATTATTTATTGTTACAATCATTAAAAAAACGTGAGCGGAAGATTCAGAATAAGTAA
- a CDS encoding TerC family protein, which translates to MDASLLMEYSWVLLVLIALEGILAADNALVLAIMVKHLPEKERKKALFYGLAGAFVFRLLSLFVISFLVDIWQVQALGALYLLFIALNHLYRKHVVSKQEASAGITKVKKGSGFWTTVLKVEIADIAFAVDSILAAVALATALTPTGIGTVGSMDVGQFVVVFLGGFIGLLIMRFAASKFVILLQKRPGLETAAFIIVGWVGIKLSVQVLAHESIGIIPHDFPHSTMWKLFFYSVLVLIVLGGWFLSKKPAPSEEEKPEIEKRAENKVQ; encoded by the coding sequence ATGGATGCATCTTTATTAATGGAGTACAGTTGGGTATTGCTTGTCTTAATCGCTTTAGAAGGAATTCTCGCCGCTGATAATGCTCTAGTTTTAGCAATCATGGTTAAACATCTACCAGAAAAAGAACGTAAAAAAGCATTATTTTATGGGTTAGCTGGAGCATTTGTTTTTAGACTCCTATCCCTTTTTGTCATATCTTTTTTAGTCGACATTTGGCAAGTTCAAGCACTTGGAGCTTTATATCTCTTATTTATTGCCTTAAATCACTTGTATCGAAAACATGTTGTTTCAAAACAAGAAGCTTCTGCTGGCATAACCAAAGTAAAGAAGGGGAGTGGCTTTTGGACAACTGTTTTAAAAGTAGAAATTGCGGATATTGCTTTTGCCGTAGATTCAATCTTAGCTGCGGTTGCGCTAGCAACCGCACTAACACCTACAGGGATCGGAACAGTAGGCAGTATGGACGTTGGGCAGTTTGTCGTGGTTTTCTTAGGTGGGTTCATTGGTCTATTGATCATGAGGTTTGCAGCTTCGAAATTTGTTATTCTACTTCAGAAAAGACCTGGGCTTGAAACTGCTGCTTTCATTATTGTTGGCTGGGTTGGGATTAAACTTTCGGTTCAAGTACTTGCTCATGAATCAATCGGAATCATTCCACATGACTTCCCTCACTCTACAATGTGGAAATTATTCTTCTATAGTGTCCTTGTATTAATCGTTCTTGGCGGTTGGTTCTTATCTAAAAAGCCAGCACCTTCCGAAGAAGAGAAACCCGAAATCGAAAAACGCGCAGAAAATAAAGTACAATAA
- a CDS encoding PTS transporter subunit IIC produces the protein MESNMKDYMISRMYKASAGIANAVLVTLGIGLLFESFGNILGFGALVTIGEVTKVLLAPAIGAGIAYQLGGNTLVIYSAMAASTVGGAAIQVVDGLYTIAPGQPVSAVIAAVAATYVGKRVAGKTKLDMMAIPFSAVFVGGLVGVLMAAITTPMLEWMSGQLALSVQGSPIIAPMVIALVWSVLLMTPASSAALAIALQMDPISSAAALIGCTAQFVGFTLMSWKQNDAGALIAQGLVTPKVQFPNLIKNPRLCIPPFIAALVCAPLGTLWFNFQVSYELAGLGLNSLIAPITIFSTQGATGLLIFIGVGVILPGIISLLLFQLLKRASWTKTGDLHIEVQ, from the coding sequence GTGGAGAGCAACATGAAGGATTACATGATTAGTCGAATGTATAAAGCATCGGCAGGTATTGCAAATGCGGTTTTGGTTACGTTAGGAATCGGTTTGTTATTTGAATCTTTTGGTAATATATTAGGGTTTGGAGCACTGGTAACAATTGGCGAAGTTACAAAAGTTCTTTTAGCTCCCGCTATAGGTGCAGGCATTGCATACCAATTAGGGGGGAATACACTAGTCATTTATTCTGCCATGGCAGCAAGCACAGTAGGAGGGGCAGCGATACAGGTTGTAGATGGGTTGTATACGATTGCTCCAGGACAACCTGTTAGTGCAGTCATTGCAGCAGTTGCTGCAACTTACGTTGGTAAGCGGGTAGCTGGTAAAACAAAATTAGATATGATGGCGATTCCTTTTTCAGCAGTTTTTGTAGGGGGGCTAGTAGGCGTTTTAATGGCTGCTATTACAACTCCAATGCTTGAATGGATGAGTGGGCAACTAGCTCTTTCTGTCCAAGGGTCTCCTATAATAGCGCCGATGGTGATCGCTTTAGTCTGGAGTGTCCTTTTAATGACACCAGCTTCATCTGCAGCTCTCGCAATTGCATTGCAAATGGACCCAATTTCTAGTGCAGCGGCTTTAATTGGATGTACGGCTCAATTTGTTGGTTTTACATTGATGTCTTGGAAACAGAATGATGCAGGAGCTTTAATCGCTCAGGGTCTTGTTACACCCAAAGTACAATTTCCAAATTTAATTAAGAACCCAAGGCTATGTATTCCACCTTTTATCGCTGCTCTTGTATGCGCACCTTTAGGAACATTATGGTTTAATTTTCAAGTATCATACGAATTAGCGGGTCTTGGACTCAATTCATTAATTGCACCTATAACGATCTTTTCAACACAAGGAGCAACGGGGTTACTTATCTTTATTGGTGTTGGAGTTATTCTACCCGGTATCATTTCACTTCTTTTATTCCAGCTTTTAAAGAGAGCAAGCTGGACGAAAACAGGGGATTTGCATATAGAAGTACAATAA
- the tenA gene encoding thiaminase II, with protein MSFSKELRQAANPIFEAILSHPFVEGIGKGHLPAESLIHYVKQDFEYLNTFMQIYGIAISRSTNREDIAMFSEQISFVLHSEVHPHNNFCQVANVRYEELQYEPLAPTAHHYTRHMIDVANKGTLAEILAVLLPCPWTYQVIGDYLYDKIKPDKAHRFYDWITFYRSGGEMRVTDQFCARLDELALLASEQEKERMKDHFIKSCQLEYAFWEMAYTVEKWPVQLIR; from the coding sequence ATGAGTTTTAGTAAAGAATTACGTCAAGCAGCAAACCCCATTTTCGAGGCCATTTTATCACACCCTTTTGTTGAAGGAATTGGCAAAGGGCACCTTCCCGCAGAATCACTTATCCATTATGTAAAACAAGACTTTGAGTATTTGAATACGTTCATGCAAATTTACGGCATTGCTATTAGCCGTAGTACAAACCGCGAAGATATTGCGATGTTTTCTGAGCAAATTTCGTTTGTTCTACATAGCGAAGTTCATCCTCACAATAATTTCTGTCAAGTCGCAAACGTCCGTTATGAAGAGCTCCAATATGAACCTCTAGCCCCTACTGCCCACCATTACACACGTCATATGATTGATGTCGCAAATAAAGGTACACTCGCTGAAATCCTTGCAGTATTATTGCCATGCCCGTGGACCTATCAAGTTATTGGTGATTACCTCTATGACAAAATTAAACCGGACAAAGCACATCGGTTTTATGATTGGATTACTTTTTACCGATCTGGTGGCGAAATGCGTGTAACCGACCAATTTTGTGCTCGTCTGGACGAACTAGCTCTTCTCGCTTCAGAACAAGAGAAAGAACGAATGAAAGACCACTTTATTAAAAGTTGTCAACTCGAATATGCATTTTGGGAAATGGCTTACACTGTAGAAAAATGGCCAGTACAGTTAATTCGATAA
- a CDS encoding TasA family protein, whose protein sequence is MKMKSMKVAMVGTAFAGALALTIGSSGSFAWFSDLTSANGEITSGTLEVNNGNDIDGKIVEASSFAPSQLIFGDWLTVENTGSLDAHLQATYAHSVNLEVPIDSYKVGYIAIKYTIEPGRDIYEDAQYKLDQLFNGVTNEIQAFSASPSIEQNGVEVMTALIDEKTYAENANEFVLGDGALPGKDNEFWQLDEGQYIDLNFGVKLDENAGNEYQGAIYEATLDVLAKQTDNGAEYE, encoded by the coding sequence ATGAAAATGAAATCAATGAAAGTTGCAATGGTAGGTACAGCATTTGCGGGTGCACTTGCACTCACAATTGGGTCAAGCGGGTCGTTCGCTTGGTTCTCTGATTTAACATCGGCAAATGGAGAGATTACTAGTGGTACATTGGAAGTTAACAACGGGAATGATATTGACGGGAAAATTGTTGAAGCATCCTCCTTTGCCCCATCCCAATTAATTTTTGGTGACTGGCTAACGGTCGAGAATACAGGCTCATTAGATGCTCACCTACAAGCAACTTATGCCCACTCTGTTAATTTAGAAGTACCAATTGATTCTTATAAAGTTGGTTACATTGCAATTAAATATACGATTGAACCTGGTAGAGATATTTATGAAGACGCACAATATAAATTAGACCAGTTATTTAATGGCGTGACAAATGAAATTCAAGCTTTTTCTGCTTCTCCGTCAATAGAACAAAACGGTGTAGAAGTGATGACAGCATTAATAGATGAAAAAACATACGCTGAAAATGCAAATGAATTTGTTCTTGGTGACGGCGCACTTCCAGGTAAAGATAATGAATTTTGGCAATTAGATGAAGGCCAATACATTGACTTGAATTTCGGTGTTAAATTAGACGAGAACGCTGGCAATGAGTACCAAGGAGCAATATATGAAGCCACACTCGACGTGTTGGCAAAACAAACTGATAACGGTGCTGAATACGAATAA
- a CDS encoding signal peptidase I, producing MLKQLLALGKLILTGIFSFIFFFFLLFVIQGDWQEGRGPEIFGWTSFTILSNSMEPTFSAGDVVIMQPKKVIQEEDIVTFMTPSRKLYTHRIVDSYKENDTLFYTTKGDNNNIVDEDAIVSEQIVGTHVLTIPKLGFISDYVRQPVGYGLLIIAPITMYLLLSGYELILKKRREAS from the coding sequence ATGTTAAAGCAACTATTGGCATTAGGAAAGTTAATTCTTACTGGTATTTTCTCTTTCATCTTCTTTTTTTTCTTGCTTTTTGTTATTCAAGGTGATTGGCAAGAGGGAAGAGGACCCGAAATTTTTGGTTGGACTTCCTTTACCATTTTATCAAATAGCATGGAACCAACTTTTAGTGCGGGGGACGTTGTCATTATGCAACCGAAGAAAGTGATTCAGGAAGAAGACATTGTGACATTCATGACACCGTCACGTAAATTATACACCCATAGAATTGTAGATTCTTATAAGGAAAACGACACACTGTTTTATACGACTAAGGGCGACAATAACAATATTGTTGACGAAGACGCAATTGTCTCTGAACAAATTGTTGGCACCCATGTATTAACTATACCTAAATTAGGTTTTATTTCTGACTATGTAAGGCAACCAGTTGGTTATGGACTGCTTATTATTGCACCAATTACGATGTATCTTTTGTTATCTGGTTATGAACTTATTCTTAAAAAACGCAGGGAGGCGTCTTAG
- a CDS encoding S8 family serine peptidase, which produces MKKARSLNCSKAVCITALTLCMVSSSLSAPKLVAKAETEAGVKQFLPDGFDLSSNEDVSVIVELEELPLEVALFAAEEEGKPLAKSDAEASVEQSQEKFMSTLNGMFNQQQVQEEIYTIERTYTTIFNGAAITLPANKLEELFEQKQVKAIYNNEIVELIKPVDEKGLDEPIEAMMADSIPYLGISDLHIDGYTGEGIKIGVLDTGVDYNHPDLINVYKGGYDFVDDDDDPMETTYEDWLASGMPEFSANGSTYYTSHGTHVSGTTSGTGENQSEYAVTGVAPDSDLYAYRVLGPYGSGSTADVIAGIEQSVIDGMDVINLSLGSNTNDPIAPTGIATNNAVLAGVTVVTSAGNNGRSGLATIGSPGSAALPISVGASNVPLEIPEFESSYELSGQHLDGDLRVIAESYETSLEEFSGETMELVYAGLGTRGEFAEIDVEGKIAFVSRGEIAFVDKIENAKESGAAGIIIFNNQPGTGHNPLYAGASRAYVPAFSLTYEQGQPIADLIEEGATVTFGDMDSLVSTGDLLADFSSRGPVNYTAAIKPEVVAPGVDVHSTVPSYIAGSEFTGDYEYSYRRSSGTSMSSPHVAGVAALMLQANSSLTPADIKTRLMNTAVPLTEEYNVFEVGAGRIDPVAAIESTMMIQSTMDGLHVEDSLLSLIPDKTGSLSYGLVSTKPGNIRERHSLRLTNNGTESKTFNVHVSFQSVNGTLPAGASGMVLQTNSSVTVPAGETVSNNAFLISPKTTQEGLYGGYIIYTNQADSSEVYRVPFGTYVSSEAIAELPIGNPMIASNKAS; this is translated from the coding sequence TTGAAAAAAGCGCGTAGCCTAAACTGTTCCAAGGCGGTGTGTATAACTGCGTTAACACTTTGTATGGTTTCAAGTTCTTTATCAGCTCCAAAGCTAGTTGCTAAAGCTGAAACCGAAGCAGGGGTTAAGCAGTTTTTACCAGATGGTTTTGACTTATCAAGCAATGAAGATGTGTCAGTTATCGTCGAACTAGAAGAATTACCTTTAGAAGTTGCACTTTTTGCAGCTGAAGAAGAGGGCAAACCACTAGCGAAATCAGATGCAGAAGCGAGTGTAGAACAATCTCAAGAAAAATTTATGAGTACTCTTAATGGCATGTTTAATCAGCAACAAGTGCAGGAAGAAATATATACGATAGAACGAACATATACAACTATTTTTAATGGCGCTGCGATTACACTGCCAGCTAATAAACTTGAGGAATTATTCGAACAAAAGCAGGTAAAGGCGATTTATAATAACGAAATTGTTGAGTTGATTAAACCAGTAGATGAAAAGGGATTGGATGAACCAATTGAAGCGATGATGGCGGATAGTATACCCTACCTCGGGATATCAGATTTACATATTGACGGTTACACAGGAGAAGGAATTAAGATTGGTGTGCTTGACACAGGTGTTGACTACAATCATCCAGATTTAATAAATGTGTATAAAGGCGGGTACGACTTTGTTGATGATGATGATGACCCAATGGAAACGACTTACGAGGATTGGCTGGCTTCAGGTATGCCAGAATTTAGTGCAAATGGGTCTACGTATTACACGAGTCACGGAACACATGTATCTGGCACGACTTCCGGAACAGGCGAGAATCAATCGGAATATGCAGTGACAGGGGTCGCTCCTGATTCTGATTTATACGCATATCGGGTTTTAGGACCATACGGGTCCGGATCAACAGCAGATGTTATTGCTGGAATTGAGCAATCCGTTATTGATGGAATGGATGTTATCAATTTATCACTTGGAAGCAACACTAATGATCCAATTGCGCCAACAGGTATTGCAACAAACAATGCTGTTTTGGCGGGTGTAACAGTTGTTACCTCAGCAGGAAATAATGGAAGAAGTGGATTAGCGACAATTGGTTCTCCAGGGTCCGCTGCCTTACCTATCTCCGTAGGGGCAAGCAACGTACCTCTCGAAATTCCAGAGTTTGAAAGCAGTTATGAACTTTCAGGACAACATCTCGATGGTGATTTACGTGTAATTGCTGAATCCTATGAAACGAGTTTAGAAGAGTTTAGCGGTGAAACGATGGAACTCGTCTATGCTGGACTAGGTACGAGAGGTGAATTTGCAGAAATTGATGTTGAAGGAAAAATAGCTTTTGTATCACGGGGAGAAATTGCATTCGTCGATAAAATAGAAAATGCAAAAGAGAGTGGCGCAGCTGGAATTATTATCTTTAACAATCAACCAGGTACAGGGCATAACCCTCTTTATGCTGGTGCCTCACGCGCTTATGTACCAGCTTTTTCCTTAACCTATGAACAAGGACAGCCTATTGCAGACCTAATAGAAGAAGGTGCAACGGTTACATTTGGCGATATGGATTCGCTGGTCTCCACTGGCGATCTTTTGGCTGATTTCAGTTCAAGAGGACCAGTGAACTATACGGCAGCTATTAAACCAGAAGTAGTTGCACCAGGGGTTGATGTACATTCAACTGTACCTAGTTATATTGCTGGATCAGAATTTACCGGAGATTACGAGTATTCATACCGTCGTTCTTCTGGAACTTCGATGTCATCTCCTCATGTAGCTGGAGTTGCAGCGCTTATGTTACAAGCTAATTCATCATTAACACCAGCTGATATAAAAACAAGGCTTATGAATACAGCGGTTCCTCTGACAGAAGAGTATAATGTGTTTGAAGTTGGGGCTGGGAGAATTGATCCAGTAGCTGCAATTGAATCTACAATGATGATTCAATCAACAATGGATGGTTTGCACGTGGAGGATAGTTTATTGTCTCTTATTCCAGATAAGACTGGATCCTTAAGCTATGGTTTGGTTAGTACGAAACCAGGTAACATTCGAGAGAGACATAGTCTACGTTTAACGAATAATGGAACTGAATCTAAAACATTTAATGTTCATGTTTCATTCCAATCCGTTAACGGTACATTGCCTGCAGGAGCAAGTGGTATGGTGTTACAAACAAATTCATCTGTCACTGTACCAGCAGGAGAAACGGTTTCAAATAATGCATTTTTGATTTCGCCAAAAACGACACAGGAAGGTTTGTATGGCGGTTATATCATTTATACAAATCAAGCTGACTCATCAGAAGTATATCGAGTTCCATTTGGAACGTATGTTTCTTCAGAAGCGATTGCTGAACTACCAATCGGCAATCCAATGATTGCTTCAAATAAAGCATCTTAA
- a CDS encoding histidinol-phosphatase: MIVDLHTHHDRCGHALGSIEQYIQSAIEKELAYIGISDHTPFFYADEDQLHPHIAMPKSELEHYVTEVIALKNKYANQINVLLGIESDFFEAHQKCYKDELSKYPFDYIIGSVHYVDDVNIFKKDLWYGYSPSEQIQLKERYYQLIQASAKSGLFQILGHIDAMKGYYPEFSTIQTPIVEKTLKVIAEQNVAIEVNTSGKTKDCGGWYPSIQLLEVAQFYGVDISFGSDAHHPERVADDYKEVQCILKQIGFKEMVFYVGKQRHAIMLE; the protein is encoded by the coding sequence ATGATTGTTGATTTGCATACCCATCACGATCGATGTGGTCATGCATTAGGTTCAATAGAGCAATATATTCAATCAGCGATTGAAAAAGAATTAGCTTATATTGGCATCTCTGATCATACACCGTTTTTTTATGCTGATGAAGACCAATTGCACCCGCATATCGCAATGCCTAAAAGTGAGCTTGAACATTATGTTACTGAAGTCATTGCATTAAAGAATAAATATGCCAATCAAATTAATGTACTCTTAGGTATTGAGAGTGACTTCTTTGAAGCACATCAAAAATGTTATAAGGATGAGCTGTCTAAATATCCGTTTGATTATATTATTGGCTCTGTTCATTATGTGGACGATGTGAATATTTTTAAAAAAGATCTATGGTATGGATACTCTCCTTCTGAACAGATTCAGTTAAAAGAAAGGTATTACCAATTGATACAAGCATCTGCGAAAAGCGGGTTGTTCCAAATACTTGGCCATATTGATGCGATGAAAGGCTATTACCCTGAATTCTCAACTATTCAAACTCCAATTGTAGAAAAAACATTAAAAGTTATTGCTGAACAGAATGTGGCAATTGAAGTCAATACTTCAGGGAAAACAAAGGATTGTGGAGGGTGGTACCCTTCAATTCAACTATTGGAAGTTGCACAATTTTACGGTGTTGACATTTCGTTTGGATCAGATGCTCACCACCCTGAACGGGTGGCAGATGATTACAAAGAAGTTCAATGTATATTAAAACAGATTGGATTTAAAGAAATGGTGTTCTATGTTGGGAAACAACGCCATGCCATCATGTTGGAATAA